A single window of Oreochromis aureus strain Israel breed Guangdong linkage group 7, ZZ_aureus, whole genome shotgun sequence DNA harbors:
- the LOC116332691 gene encoding transmembrane and coiled-coil domain protein 3-like: protein MPSANVSVRSLSEVEKYLSSSSSRMDRSRESSFIGLPLSMRRGSSENNLDLELCDGSPYPALGFEVQRSRSCLDSLQQKILKVTEQLKIEQTTRDENLAEYLKLMDSADKQQVGRIKQVFEKKNQKSAQNIAQMQKKLETYHRKMKDSEIYQSPPARSSSVKHSTIPRESPRQLRDMTSSGRHPTMDKIKTIGPGVSLSPPFFFSKPREFANLIRNKFGSADNIAHLKTTLDSSSPLPTDTEGKGLGNSTSIVGKPKYPSDDECSSGSASVSDNNGNPAGAGASAGSCQSQAKGDQTGEDNQGRLALTLEEVREIKDAQNQLEEDIEELKAQFEREYGIISQSLQDERYRYERLEDQLNDLTELHQNEMANLKQELASIEERVAYQAHERARDIQEALESCQTRVSKLELQQQQQQQTVQLESHDARVLLGKSINVMVAIITVILVCVSTAAKFAAPLMRSRYHVVATCLGICFLTVFWKNWDRLQYALDRLLMPA, encoded by the exons ATGCCCAGCGCAAACGTGTCCGTGCGAAGTTTGTCCGAAGTCGAGAAAtacctcagcagcagcagcagccggatg gACCGGAGTAGAGAGAGCAGTTTTATAGGCCTCCCCCTGTCAATGCGGCGGGGGTCTTCAGAGAATAATTTGGATCTGGAGCTCTGTGATGGAAGTCCCTATCCTGCTCTCGGCTTTGAGGTCCAGCGTAGTCGCTCGTGCTTGGACAGCCTCCAGCAAAAGATACTGAAAGTCACAGAACAGCTTAAGATCGAGCAAACGACACGAGATGAGAATTTAGCTGAGTATCTGAAGCTCATGGATAGTGCGGACAAGCAGCAGGTGGGGCGCATCAAGCAGGTGTTTGAGAAAAAGAACCAGAAGTCAGCTCAGAACATTGCCCAGATGCAAAAGAAGCTGGAAACGTACCATCGAAAGATGAAAGACAGTGAAATCTATCAAAGCCCTCCCGCTCGCTCTTCCTCTGTTAAACACAGCACCATACCCCGGGAGTCACCCAGACAGCTGAGGGACATGACAAGCAGTGGCCGACACCCGACCATGGACAAGATCAAAACCATTGGACCAGGTGTTTCGCTGTCTCCTCCTTTCTTCTTCAGCAAGCCCAGAGAGTTCGCCAACCTCATCAGGAACAAGTTTGGGAGCGCTGATAACATTGCCCACCTCAAAACCACTCTGGactcttcttctccactgccCACTGACACTGAAGGAAAGGGACTGGGTAACAGCACCTCTATAGTGGGCAAACCCAAGTATCCCAGTGATGACGAGTGCTCCTCAGGCAGCGCTTCTGTTTCAGACAATAATGGAAACCCAGCAGGGGCAGGAGCGTCTGCAGGGTCGTGTCAGAGCCAGGCTAAGGGGGACCAAACAGGGGAAGACAACCAGGGCAGACTTGCCCTGACCCTGGAGGAGGTGAGGGAGATTAAAGATGCCCAGAATCAGCTGGAGGAGGATATAGAGGAGTTAAAGGCACAGTTCGAGAGAGAGTACGGCATTATCAGCCAATCACTGCAGGATGAGAGATACAG GTATGAGCGTTTGGAAGACCAGCTGAACGACCTGACAGAGCTTCACCAGAATGAGATGGCAAATCTGAAGCAGGAGCTGGCCAGCATTGAGGAGAGGGTGGCCTACCAGGCTCACGAAAGGGCCAGGGACATACAG GAAGCCCTGGAGTCGTGTCAGACTCGCGTGTCCAAGCTGgagctccagcagcagcagcagcagcagacggTCCAGCTCGAGAGCCACGACGCCCGAGTCCTGCTGGGGAAGAGCATCAACGTCATGGTGGCCATCATCACTGTCATCCTGGTGTGCGTCTCCACTGCTGCCAAGTTCGCTGCTCCACTGATGAGGAGCCGGTATCATGTGGTAGCTACCTGCCTGGGAATTTGTTTTTTGACTGTATTTTGGAAGAACTGGGACCGTTTACAGTATGCCTTAGACAGGTTATTGATGCCTGCTTAA